cccttcgcctctctattaatgtgaTTGCAGAGCTttgtgaacagccagcctcttttgcaatgaccttttgtgtcttgccctccttgtgcaaggtgtcaatggtcgtcttttggacaactgtcaagtcagcagtATTCCTTATGATTGTTtagcctacagaactagactgaaTGACCATTTAAAagcctttgcaggtgttttgagttTATTAGCTGATTAGAGTGTTGCACCAGGTGTCTTCAATGTTGAACCTTTcacaatattctaattttctgagatactgaattggGATTTTTCTTAGTTGTcggttataatcatcaaaattaaaagaaagatttgaaatatatcagtctgtgtgtaatgaatgaatataatataaaagtttcactttttgaacggaataagtaaaataaatacaCTTTTTATAGCTGCATTtttagggaccattttttctgacagtgtattgtACTTGCATTTATAAATCTGTGGCAATACTGTCCTTCTCTATTCAGGACTGTGTTCAGCTCAACCAATATAAACTGAAGAATCAGATAGGGAAGGTAAGCGTATGCACTGGTTGGCATTTACTCttcaatttttacatttaaatttacacatttggcagacacttttatgtcTTTTTTACCCTCTGTGTAAcggcattaccaccttggtgtgcattattttcaaataattcaacagcccatCCTCAATTATTCTATACATAAACACCAttggtggtttcccggacagggcttatcctagtcccagattaaaatgcatatttgagttccccatagttttataaacgtcttgcactgacatatcttgacattgttttgtctcaaggtgcacaccagtattgttttttgaaagGTTTGTTTGTACAAACTACTCAAATGTCcttataactaaggcctagttctggattaatctaaaccctatACATAAACCACCCCCATTTGTTTTAAAGGTTATCTACCTTTTTTACCCAGGGTTCGTATGGTGTGGTCAAATTAGCATATAATGAAGATGACGACCAGTACTATGTAAGCAAATATGAACTGAAATAAAAAGCACTATTATAATATCATATATCAGCTTGCGACATTAAAATATACTATTGTTTATAGGCTATGAAGCTGGTATCCAAAAAGAAGCTAATGAAGCAGTTCGGATTCACAAGTAAGCAATAAACATACAATGTGTGGTTAATTAATTACAGTAACTTAATGTACGATAATGTTGTGTGATGGTTTTGTAGGGCGTCCTCCTTCCAGAGAATCTAATGGATCACAAGAAAACCTTTTAAAACCTATCGGCCTACTGGACCGAATATATCAAGAAATTGCCATCTTGAAGAAACTTGACCATCTTAATGTTGTCAAATTAGTTGAGGTGGGTCAGAGCAATAGTGTCCTTAACCAGACATGTTACAGATTACTTCATTTATGTAATGTTTAACTTAAGATCTGTCGAATGATAGGTTCTTGATGACCCTGCTGAGGATAACTTGCACTTAGGTAAGTAGTTTTATTGTTAGTCTGCAAATTTGATCTGTGCTATATATTGTCTTATCTTATTTTTGTCTGTTCTTTCTACGTTTTTATCATAGTCTTTGATTTGGTACCTAAAGGGTGAGTATTTGCACCTATAGGCCGTAATACACTcccagaaataaaggtacaaaagctgtcattggggcggcaccctttcaaaaagtacagcttggAGTGCATATTAGTTCCTGAAAGAGACATATTGCATATTTGTACATTAAAGGTACCTAAATGGTAAAATTAGGGTATCGTCCCAATGACAacttttatttctgacagtgtactatAGCTATACTCAATTTGTTATCATTTTTGTCTGCTCCTAGTCCAATAATGGAGGTCCCTACTGACAATCCCCTATCAGAGGACATGGCCCGTTACTACTTCAGAGATGTAATTTTAGGAATTGAATATTGTAAGTTATCGTACATATGAGGGGTTTTATGGTGAAgtcattttgtgcaaaataagctgctaattcatatattttatattttagtaCACTACCAGAAAATCATTCACAGAGACATCAAACCCTCAAATCTATTGCTTGGGGATGATGGGCATATAAAGATAGCAGATTTTGGTGTCAGTAATGAGTTTGAGGGCAAGGATGCTCTCCTGTCAAATAGTGCGGGTACTCCAGCTTTCATGGCGCCTGAAACTCTAATTGATCAGGAGCAAAGATTTAGTGGAAAGGTAAGAACCAAACATCTTCATTATGCTGCATGCGAACTAAAGTCCTCTGCATTTAACAATTTCTCAATTCTTACTGATTTCAGGCTTTAGATGTATGGGCAATGGGAGTAACGCTATACTGTTTTGTCTTCGGAAAGGTAAGGCCTTGTTTAAATGCGGTTTTATGAGCTTGTGTATACCAGATGCAGAtctgttaatattttttgtgcGCAGTGTCCCTTTCATGATGATTACATCTTAGGCCTTCACGAGAAGATCAGGACCATGCCAGTGGAGTTCCCAGACAAGTAAACACACAACCTGAACACATCACTAATGatgtttttgtaaatgtttttattaaatgaaCAAAATCATGCAATAATCAAAAAAGACTTAGCATTAACTAATAATCatattaatttaagaatataagcacatttaaaggtgcaatatgtaacttttagaatgatctcttgacagaaatgcagtataataaacataactatattatcagtggtgtaaaaAGACCTTAATGAACTGTGTTCTTTTTATAatcttagaatgagccgtttttatctacatacaccacgggCCCCCTATTATGAAagtcgccgccatgtttctacagtagccctaaatggacaaactgctctacagaacGCTTttcgtccctacgttgtctcaggcgatgacatgtttgtcctgtcgcggctaccgtagcttctttatgtgtATCGAAAGGAGTGGGAGCCGTGGACTAagcctttggttgcaatttacAGTCTCACctctagatgccgctaaaaatctcacattgcacctttaaaaacactcaaattaCTTGACAAGTGCAGTTGTCTTTCTGAATCTTGTGTTAACATATTTGCTATTAAAACAAATGTGGGGCAggtaatatttataaataggCCTATTTTAATtctacagtgttttttgttGAACAACACGTctgatttcttttgttttgtttgcacAGGCCTGTGATCAGTGAGGAACTGAGTGAGCTCATCCTCAAAATGCTGGATAAAGTCCCTGAAACTAGAATCACAATACCTGAAATAAAGGTGAATTTGTTATTCTGGAAAATGTGTTTTGTTAACGTATGTACCTTTATAACAGGTTTTTGTGATTCTGTGTAATTCTGTTAGTTGCACCCGTGGGTAACGCTTGATGGTACTGATCTGTTACCCCTGGAGGAGGAACATTGCACAGTGGTTGAGGTGACAGCAGAAGAAGTCCAGAACTCGGTCAAGCTTATTCCCAGTCTGTCTGCTGTGGTGAGTGACATTTGAAACTTAAatgtttgttgatttttttgtcAGGGCAATTCTTGGTTTAGTAACAAgatttactgaaaattagtaatttcAATAAAGTGGCAATGAGAGTGGAAATTTCTGTCGGTCTAATATAATATTTTCCATCATATGTAgctgaaaattatttttcctGTTGTCCAAATTTGTCAGTTCTGTTACTGTCAAATTATGTTACATAGTGTCAACACTGTTACTGTTGTAAGGCTGTGCCCTTACCAAAAGTACACCATATTGTCTACATATAAGTAACTCGTAGGTACACATGGGTACCCATTGTATTTTTATCTTTACCGAAATGGTACACAGAAAAGGGCCGGACCCAGTGACGATGTTTgagtgtagttttttttttgtaaaattgtaattatttgttttatatgcTTATTTAACTTTGCACTGCAGATCCTTGTAAAATCCATGTTGCGAAAGCGCTCTTTCAGTAATCCATTTGAGGGTCGCAGGCAGGGCAGGTCTATGTCGGCCCCTGGAGGTCTGACCTTGTAAGTAACAAAAATAAGACCTCAAACCACTGCATGCTGCTTTATCCTACTGTATGCTGTTGTTCATAAAATTATAAtacttttttcattttcttcTGAATTTCTGCAGGGATATGTCACTATTTCGCCCTTTAAGGTAACTTTTAACTATGATAATGCCACActgtaactgtaaaaaaaacttttgactagtaataagttgacataacttataaaaacaagttgaagttgttaacttaatttgttaagtaatataaaaatatattttgatatttacAATGCACAACACGTCACAGTCAGTATGAGTCAGTTATCAACTAATTGTCTTTAACATTAAAGTATTTCAATTGTtggtttttttgttgtttttttgtgtgtgatgtTTGTATCACAAATTCATGTTATGATGGTTCATCTGTCCTACAGCAGGGGAAGTAACAGTGTTGGCAGCAGAGAAGGAGAACTGGAAAATCTTATTGAGGATGAAACTTTTTCATGAGTTTGCAAGTACTTGTAAACCAGACCGATTGTTTGATTATAGACGAATGTTTCTACATGTATCCGCAATGGATTATTTCTTGTATATATTTTCCTGTGATAACATTTCAATTCTATAAACATGTACAACTTTTGGAgcacctttaaaggggtcatcaactggcttattttattgttttgtactgTTTTCTGGGGTCCACTGATAGCATTATAAGGGTTTTTACCTAAAAAATGTCGTAATTAGTAATAGACTTTTATTCTACCCTGTTTTTGAGCCTCTGTTTTTGTGGGTGTGCCACATGGAAGACTTGGAAGTAACCACCCATTGCTATTGAGAAACAGTGTTGTATACTGTGTGAAATGTGAAAAGTTTGACATTACACTCTTCTTTGGACCAATGTCAGAGTGCAGTTTGTTTTGAGGGGTTTGTGACTGTGACATCATAGTAAtgcaaaataacttaaattctTTTGCATTGCTATGATGTCATGGTCACGGGCCTTTCGGGATGAGTTGTATTCTGACATTGGTTTAAAGAAAAGCTGTTTTTGAAATTACAGGATATTTTTATAGTATTACACCCTCTTAAGTGTCAAAAAATGAAGGAGAATTTGAATTCTCAGTTCCTTTTACATGCAGTATGTAAAATAAGAATGTGTGAAATGTAGTTAACAGCTGTTGTATATTTATGCATTCAAGATTGCATTTTAGTGCCAAATGTAAAGTCTGTAATGTAAACTGTTTATAGATTTACAGAATTGTGTGAGTTTGTGCTAATGACAGAAAAGCTTGCATGTGAcagcaacacacaaaaaacttGAAATTCTTATAAGTTTGCATGAGATATTTAATCTGGTCTGTGTAATGCTGAACATACTTGAAGTTTTCCACagtttattttgtctgctgGTTAACAAACTGTTCTGTAGTTTATGTAGACAAAGCCCTTGAATATTTAATGTTGGGCTATTTTATGAGGTACTCACTtgataaaacaacaacagaatAGGAGatgactttttatttaaaaattaaatatttaaagaaagaGGATAGAGTTGGgagatttttttctaaattcaatttttttctgcCCAGTGATCTGGGTCCAATATTTACGTTTTTGTCAACAACTGTCTAAAACATATTGTGCAGGATTACAGTATAAGAGCAGACACTATACATAGTGCTATGTCACTGTTATCTATGTTATGATGACTTCACTTTAAATGTATGGTCAATAAACTTGATTTCATTAGAAATGCATTTTCAGATAACATTACAGTTGTAAATCTTATTATTGCTAGCCGACACTTACAGTATACTTAACAAGTAAATTATATCAGGCATATAAAGCTGTCACAGAGCATTAATCTTTTAGTGAAATATTTAGTGTATATTAATTCAGATGTGCAttcataaattttttttgcttagaCTGGCAGTGACTTGAAAGGTGTCTGCTGTATTTGTGTGAATATGAAGCTGGAGATGGTTTCGGATTGGAGTGGAGGATAAAAGAAAATGGGACATTGGATTGTACAATGCAGCTTTTTATATCAGAGCGTCATGGGTAAATCAGGACACAGGATGCAAGCACATTCATATTTTTCACATCTCCCGCTTTGCCGTATCCCTCCATAGTATTTAAAAGAGAAACAACAAGGGCTTTTAATAGATATGCAAGACTTTAAAGCACATTGTTGCTGCatagattttatatttttgttgaaACATGTAGGCTACTCCAACAGTTAGGGTGTTAAATGGCCACAATgtaacaatggtaaaaaaatgtgtggCAATGGTGTACAACTACACTGCATTAAAGCTGTAATAAGGTGCTCAGAAGgctctttatttttatgttttcacaCTAAGCAAGCAGTCACAGCACACATTCAACTTCTGTTCATCTATGCCAATCTTATATCTGCACCAGCTTGTTTCTTGCACTGGGCCTGTTGGCCGGGTCTGTATAATACCAACACTTAAAAAAGCTTGTTTTTCCACCCAGCGCTGGgtcaaaagggacaaacccagccactGTGTCTCAGAAAACTCAAAAAATtttcatatttgacccaacaatgagcTAAAACAACCTAGTATATTGGGGTGACACAACCCATCATaggttaacttaaaaaaaaaaaaaaaattctaatcgaatgacttcaggacttcagtctcctcaaaaaagctcaagatgtgttttatgccaagagaggtctgactgatgcctgaagaagacatttagttctgaaaattgttttgtttttaattttgtgtacatttaccgtattttctgtttgtatcttaataaaatagatttaaaaataaatatggatggacattaaaacttctaaaacaacaagtctggtggtggtggcctaggacttttgcacaatactgtatatattgtatatagCCTTTGTGTATGATGGGCATTTTATCTGTGGTCCTGAGTCCTTACAACAGAGCGCATATATTCATATCTTCAACCCCTTTATAAagattaaaaagcattttaaaaggATTTACAATTCATCCTAACTCATGTGTTATGTTAGATTTATGTACCAGTTATGTAATGTATTTTTAAGACACTCAACAGCAGTTAATAACTAAATTTTATTGGTTAATGTTTAACCGATAGGTTTATTTGTCTGTCacaaaacactaataaaatctttttatatttttaacaattGTTTGCTCAGTGCCAAAAACTGTCATGACAACAATTGCATTTTCCCTCTGAACTAACTAACTTTTTTGCGTGTAATTGCATAAAgaaatgcatttaaacaatatttGGAGGACCCCTAGTAATACCAGGACCCCAGACCccctgttgaagacccatgTTTTAAAACGGATGAGACACAgttcaaatgttgaaatatttatattttatgtatttccAATACTCAAGTATACTGCTTCCTTGGCCACCTTCTCAAAAATCATTCAGGGGGCATCTGGaggatttttaaaaatctaatttaagaatttaaagACCTTTTAAGGAACTgcacattaaaagatgaaatgACAGTTAAAACATGATTTGCATGATACagtttttcataaaatatttaataaaatgataaacttcCCATTTCAGCCTTTCGCTGTGGTTTGCACAAAACAGCAGAACTTATTTATGCAAATTCATTGTTTGCCAGACGCTTTCATTACTGCAGAATACTGGGGTTTCCCCGGTACCGACTGTATACACAAAGCAATGCAGCACACCGGCACCTGACTTTGAAACTTGCAGCAGCAGTGCCAGTGACTTACTAGGAAATAACTAACCAACATGTGTTGTAATTTTGACATACCTGCTCCCTGAACATTTCTGTGATTTAGCAGCATCTGTGGCCACAGCTTTTTTATCTGCTCATCCTTTGCATTTGCGCTCCCTTTTATTTGCACGATTGGTAGATATAGCATGGCTGAAGTTGGGTCTGTGGTGGCATTTTTGAATCACAAGGTCCACGATTGCCTGATTCATAGATTTAGAATGATGAATTTTCATTCATCCGTCAAGCAAAGCTGACTGCACAGCAAGCAGGCCAGAATGACCACCAGGCCACTGGGAAATGTCTCGGTGCTCCAGATGGACAGTCCACCTCTAGTACTGTATATTAAATGATCTAAAGGGTATCTGGacctgaaactttacagacacattctgagAGTAATATCGCATCTTAAAAAGTGTGCCGTATTCGGTGATCTTTAAATTGTCTATGGCACCCACCTGCTATTAACACTGAtgctgattttttttctttttgcaaaTCCAATCagagttttatatatataactcTGCAACACCATGTACTAAAGGGGTAAATTGTCTATTTCATTGGTACTTAATGTaaactatttggttattatataaATGCATCTACATTGCatgttaataaattatattatataatcttctgttgttgttggaagtcaatttcataatttcataatCACAGCCAGCAGGTAAAAGTTACAATGTGAACAGAGAATAAGATCTATTACGTCCTTTTCCTATTCTACTTGTAAAAAGCAAATTCAATATATTCAAATTCAATacattgattaaaatataaaatcaatGATGCATCAACTGAAAAAAATCCAGTGTTGttgcatacatgtatatacagtattttgaGGTGATCtacatcaacattttttaaTAGGTAACCTCTTTACTATATATCCAGGGCAAATGTATTATACTGAATGCTACGATTGTATATATGTCTTGCATCTGATCATAATGCTGAAGAAAATGGAGGCTTGCTCTGTGTGTCCTAAAGTCTCAATGTGAACAGGGGGAGACAGGTTTCCCTTGAATTTTAATGCTGTCTCTGATGTTTATCTCTTTGCAGGTTGCTCTAGATGTCTGAAGAGTGTCAATAGGAATGAGGATTTTTCTCGAGCCCTAGCAACACGCACAGGATTGGTGGATACGATAGCTCACCGTGTCTTCCATTGGCTGTTATTGTGGACCATTTCGAGCACAGAAATTCATCTCTTGCCCTACTGGGTGTAGGTTGCTGTAGCAATCCGCAGCAGAATGCTCAGATTTCTGTGTCTATAGCAGGTTTGAAGGATTTTACAGATACAAACAAAGTGTATTACTCATGCAATGCTCCTCGCAATAACATTTAGATATCTGAGTTTATCATCGGtataaaatgattaattattAGTCAAGCTGGTTACGATAGTTAATGCAGACAGATAGCAGGTGCACAGATTAATCATGTGACCTTCAAATCAAGATCAGCCATTTATTACTCTTGTTGTCATTGGTAACCTACTTATCAAGCCATTTCTGTAATGCATGCATATTTGAAGCCAATTCATATTGAAACACTTTTAATCTGTTAAGCACTTTTATTATAGGTGAGTTCTGCAATGCAGTGGTGTGAACACTAATCATTGATAGTAGGTGCACTGCAGAGAAAACCCATTTGGTGTTGAGTTAACCACAGGGTGTGCAGACCTGTTGACATTTTGGCTTTCGTCACTGTGCTTTTAAAGATACCAAGGTGTTCACCAGCAGATCTGCATTGGGTTTTAGAAATTTAGAAAATGCAATGACCACTGCAAAGAAGTCCTCTTGCTCATATCATTGTAGATATCAAGTTAGCTTTTacaatgcatttggcagaaacttttatccaaagcgatctacagtgcatttaaactatacatttaatCAGTATGTGTCATCAACCCACAACCTTATGCATTATTGGTGgtagtggtagagcattgcattagcagcgcaaaaacTTTGTACCTTG
This sequence is a window from Misgurnus anguillicaudatus chromosome 24, ASM2758022v2, whole genome shotgun sequence. Protein-coding genes within it:
- the camkk1b gene encoding calcium/calmodulin-dependent protein kinase kinase 1b, translating into MSADTANRLDLDQDYHAELADMVAAMNVAANRQTPPNGYRTTPHRLSLSDRKLSLQERSSYQSSTNPRTARRPTIECKRVSISDGDDCVQLNQYKLKNQIGKGSYGVVKLAYNEDDDQYYAMKLVSKKKLMKQFGFTRRPPSRESNGSQENLLKPIGLLDRIYQEIAILKKLDHLNVVKLVEVLDDPAEDNLHLVFDLVPKGPIMEVPTDNPLSEDMARYYFRDVILGIEYLHYQKIIHRDIKPSNLLLGDDGHIKIADFGVSNEFEGKDALLSNSAGTPAFMAPETLIDQEQRFSGKALDVWAMGVTLYCFVFGKCPFHDDYILGLHEKIRTMPVEFPDKPVISEELSELILKMLDKVPETRITIPEIKLHPWVTLDGTDLLPLEEEHCTVVEVTAEEVQNSVKLIPSLSAVILVKSMLRKRSFSNPFEGRRQGRSMSAPGGLTLDMSLFRPLSRGSNSVGSREGELENLIEDETFS